A DNA window from Vigna angularis cultivar LongXiaoDou No.4 chromosome 1, ASM1680809v1, whole genome shotgun sequence contains the following coding sequences:
- the LOC108322154 gene encoding zinc finger protein 2, whose protein sequence is MAMNFHPNTSLHLSQSDDEINHLNLDLLLEPSSSSSSSPSPISPIEPRIFSCNYCQRKFYSSQALGGHQNAHKLERTLAKKSREMSSTMQSYGAPEQRSNFSPSHHLGRALGVNVVDNQGQSYVRLGGRKEYSFGSKEGVASWSRGYASEHVQEDIGQLDLSLRL, encoded by the coding sequence ATGGCCATGAATTTCCATCCCAATACTTCTCTTCACCTAAGCCAATCCGATGATGAGATCAATCACCTCAATCTAGATCTTCTTCTTGagccatcttcttcttcttcgtcttctccCTCACCTATAAGTCCCATTGAGCCGCGGATATTCTCATGCAACTATTGCCAGAGAAAGTTTTATAGCTCTCAAGCGCTAGGGGGTCACCAAAATGCTCACAAGCTTGAGAGGACTCTAGCCAAGAAGAGCAGGGAAATGAGTTCAACCATGCAGTCTTACGGAGCACCGGAGCAAAGATCAAACTTCAGTCCTTCACACCATCTTGGTCGTGCTCTTGGGGTTAACGTTGTGGATAACCAAGGACAAAGCTATGTGAGGCTCGGCGGAAGAAAAGAATACAGCTTTGGAAGCAAGGAAGGAGTGGCTTCCTGGTCAAGGGGTTATGCTTCTGAGCATGTTCAGGAGGATATTGGCCAACTTGACTTGTCGTTGAggctttga
- the LOC108322139 gene encoding CASP-like protein 2C1: MKLGMARGEVCLRLSVILFLVLTTCLVAFDTQTKVVFLGIQKKATYNDLDALRMLVYVTSAAAGYNLLQLCKHSTCSRGNLKGSDMCVAWISLFLDQIAAYITFGTNTASVGASMIAVKGSEAFQWLKVCDKFTRFCIQIGGAFLCGYVASILMALISTISAYRVFRMYSPKWFLRLKST; the protein is encoded by the exons ATGAAGTTGGGAATGGCGAGAGGGGAAGTCTGTCTAAGGTTATCGGTAATACTGTTTTTGGTATTAACTACATGCTTGGTTGCTTTTGATACTCAAACAAAGGTTGTGTTCTTGGGTATTCAGAAGAAGGCTACCTACAATGATTTGGATGCTCTCAG GATGTTGGTGTATGTTACGTCTGCTGCTGCAGGTTATAACCTGCTTCAGTTATGCAAACACTCAACTTGCTCCAGAGGAAACTTGAAAGGGTCTGATATGTGCGTGGCTTGGATTTCTTTATTCTTGGATCAG ATTGCGGCTTACATTACATTTGGGACAAACACGGCATCGGTTGGAGCATCGATGATAGCAGTGAAAGGGTCAGAAGCGTTTCAATGGTTGAAGGTATGTGACAAATTCACGAGATTCTGCATCCAAATAGGAGGAGCGTTCCTTTGCGGCTATGTAGCGTCCATCTTAATGGCTCTCATATCCACCATCTCAGCCTACAGAGTCTTCAGGATGTATTCTCCAAAATGGTTTCTGCGTTTGAAGAGCACGTGA